The Pyrenophora tritici-repentis strain M4 chromosome 2, whole genome shotgun sequence genome window below encodes:
- a CDS encoding ULP1, Protease, Ulp1 family codes for MPGSFSRMIEKAGMRRLGDPSPDEPYLSYYDVRVTRGDLDSIKSNDWLTDNAIAFWQEYLEREELTNFPKASIVLLRPSMAYMLRQSADPLAVKEALPNFSRTTHIFLPINDNSDAQAEGGSHWSLLLVSIIDGVSFHYSSMAGCNDREARSTTMKLEQLLGKRLRFIPMADSPQQENGSDCGVFVCVLMRHLLLKRLLRADASKKVSMSMRDAHIDAKDGRKTMLKVIEDRRIEGKRRSSRSHSPFRNPSAHSKSPPRIGDEQSQER; via the exons ATGCCTGGCTCCTTCTCGAGGATGATCGAAAAAGCTGGGATGAGGCGTCTCGGCGACCCTAGCCCGGACGAGCCCTATCTTTCTT ACTATGATGTGAGGG TGACGCGAGGCGACCTGGATAGTATCAAGTCAAATGACTGGCTGACGGACAAT GCCATCGCATTCTGGCAAGAATATCTTGAGCGCGAAGAACTCACAAACTTCCCCAAGGCCTCCATCGTCCTCCTCCGTCCCTCTATGGCCTACATGCTCCGGCAGTCTGCTGACCCTCTCGCCGTCAAGGAGGCACTCCCCAACTTCAGCCGTACCACCCACATCTTTCTCCCCATAAACGACAACTCGGACGCGCAAGCCGAGGGCGGATCGCACTGGTCCCTCTTACTCGTCTCCATCATCGATGGCGTTTCCTTCCACTACAGCTCCATGGCAGGGTGCAACGACCGGGAGGCACGGAGCACCACCATGAAGCTCGAGCAGCTGTTGGGAAAGAGGCTGAGGTTCATACCCATGGCGGACAGTCCGCAGCAGGAGAATGGGAGTGACTGTGGCGTCTTTGTCTGCGTACTCATGCGCCATCTGCTGCTCAAGAGATTGCTGCGGGCAGATGCGAGCAAGAAGGTTAGCATGAGCATGCGGGATGCGCATATCGATGCAAAGGATGGTCGGAAGACGATGCTCAAGGTGATCGAGGATAGGCGCATCGAGGGAAAGCGAAGATCGTC GCGTAGTCACTCACCCTTTAGGAATCCGTCCGCACACTCGAAGAGCCCACCGCGTATAGGCGACGAACAATCACAGGAGCGTTAG
- a CDS encoding Glyco-hydro-47 domain containing protein: protein MNSTRDPFNLRGKASFKTPTAFGILQNAANKTAFQAVQSTRQAVEATRQAIQDSDMSFAIPRNVPNFESAQRKFEDNVWSKIPGNEKGLPMYKDKPSGKVYGYGGARGRRGFMRSKRGMGLVALVILGLLYWFGWSSEGTSVIAEEKDKGKSLASNMGGSVTGKKKKKIDWDKRREAVKDAFLLSWNAYEEHGWGYDEYHPVSKKGRYMAEPNGLGWIIVDALDTLMIMNCTKEINHAREWISTSLDYDKKQDVNTFETTIRMLGGLLSAHYLQDTLPGLKPANSNDEDLFLEKATDLADRLMGAYESPSGVPWASVVLRDAKGEASHADGGASSTAEATTLQLEMKYLAFLTGEAHYWEVAEKVMQVVDNNGAKDGLLPIFIYADKGTFRGSEIRWGSRGDSYYEYLPKQYLQTNKQEPVYLDMWKESLNGAKKHLLTYTKHSHFTVLAELPSGIEGKLFPKMDHLVCFLPGTIALATTGGATLAEARKLPTWGKEQEEDITLARELTKTCMGMYKVTATGLAPEIAHFELDDPPKMYRTEILASKSELDTDVPEGEGWKSDFIIKPADAHNLQRPETVESLLYMWRITGDDIYREWGWDMFEAFVKHTIVEDNGGFSSVGDVTKVPPPTRDNMESFWLAETLKYMYLLFSPNDLLPLDQIVLNTEAHPFPRFDASKKRFKTGWERIPRDEKGTLVPKKAEEAKKTK from the exons ATGAACTCGACACGCGATCCATTCAACCTCCGCGGCAAAGCATCGTTCAAGACACCCACCGCCTTCGGTATACTTCAGAACGCCGCAAACAAGACCGCCTTCCAAGCCGTCCAATCGACCAGGCAGGCAGTCGAAGCCACGAGACAGGCGATCCAGGACTCCGACATGTCCTTCGCCATCCCACGCAACGTACCCAATTTCGAGAGCGCGCAACGCAAGTTTGAGGATAATGTTTGGAGCAAAATCCCCGGAAACGAGAAGGGCTTGCCAATGTACAAAGATAAGCCTTCAGGCAAGGTGTACGGTTATGGTGGGGCGAGGGGGAGGAGAGGCTTCATGAGGAGCAAGAGGGGGATGGGGTTGGTAGCGTTGGTCATACTGGGCCTCTTGTATTGGTTTGGATGGTCGAGTGAAGGGACAAGCGTCATAGCAGAAGAAAAGGACAAGGGCAAGAGCTTGGCATCAAACATGGGCGGAAGCGTTACTGggaagaaaaagaagaagatagACTGGGACAAGCGGAGAGAAGCAGTCAAGGATGCCTTTTTGCTGAGTTGGAACGCATACGAGGAGCATGGCTGGGGCTACGACGAATACCACCCTGTTTCCAAAAAAGGACGGTACATGGCTGAGCCCAATGGCTTGGGTTGGATTATCGTGGATGCGCTCGACACTCTCATGATCATGAACTGCACAAAGGAAATCAACCACGCGCGCGAATGGATATCGACGAGTCTCGACTACGACAAGAAGCAGGACGTCAACACGTTCGAAACCACGATTCGCATGCTCGGCGGTCTGCTGTCCGCACATTACCTGCAGGATACCCTCCCCGGCCTGAAACCAGCGAATTCGAATGACGAAGATCTATTCCTAGAAAAAGCCACTGATCTCGCCGATCGCCTCATGGGCGCATACGAGTCACCTTCCGGTGTACCCTGGGCCAGTGTCGTTCTGAGAGACGCCAAAGGCGAAGCCTCGCACGCCGACGGCGGTGCGTCTTCCACGGCCGAAGCAACTACTCTCCAACTCGAGATGAAATATCTAGCTTTCTTGACCGGCGAAGCCCACTACTGGGAGGTAGCGGAGAAAGTAATGCAGGTCGTCGACAACAACGGCGCAAAAGACGGTCTTCTTCCCATCTTCATCTACGCAGACAAGGGCACTTTCCGCGGCAGCGAGATCCGATGGGGTAGTCGTGGAGATAGCTACTACGAATACCTCCCTAAGCAGTATCTCCAGACCAACAAACAGGAGCCTGTATATCTGGACATGTGGAAGGAGTCGCTGAACGGCGCAAAGAAGCACCTCCTTACCTACACAAAGCACAGCCACTTCACCGTCCTGGCGGAGCTGCCAAGCGGCATAGAGGGTAAACTGTTCCCAAAAATGGATCATCTCGTCTGCTTCCTCCCCGGTACCATAGCCCTAGCAACTACTGGCGGCGCCACCCTCGCCGAAGCACGCAAGCTCCCTACATGGGGCAAGgaacaagaagaagatatTACACTTGCACGTGAACTTACCAAGACGTGCATGGGCATGTACAAGGTCACCGCCACCGGTCTTGCCCCCGAGATCGCCCACTTTGAACTTGACGATCCACCTAAGATGTACCGTACAGAGATCCTAGCGTCGAAATCTGAACTCGACACTGATGTGCCTGAAGGCGAGGGCTGGAAGAGTGACTTTATCATCAAGCCTGCGGACGCACATAACCTCCAGCGACCGGAGACAGTTGAGAGCTTGCTGTACATGTGGCGTATCACTGGTGATGACATTTACCGCGAGTGGGGCTGGGATATGTTTGAAGCATTTGTCAAACACACCATTGTGGAGGACAACGGTGGCTTCTCTAGCGTGGGCGACGTGACGAAGGTCCCCCCGCCGACGAGGGATAACATGGAAAGCTTCTGGCTT GCCGAGACGCTGAAATATATGTACCTTCTCTTCAGTCCAAACGACCTTCTCCCACTGGACCAAATTGTTCTCAACACAGAGGCTCATCCCTTCCCCCGCTTTGACGCTAGCAAGAAGCGCTTCAAGACTGGGTGGGAGCGCATTCCGCGCGACGAAAAGGGCACTCTCGTGCCCAAGAAAGCCGAGGAGGCCAAGAAGACGAAATAG
- a CDS encoding ERV1, Mitochondrial sulfhydryl oxidase protein, producing MIRIAGLQARVAVLALVVFAICAFVLVGPYKVTPGHISHRATGQSVGHPSQALLKGHAIAPKLANATAKAELGRAAWKVLHTTFARFPEKPTEDEQEALRSYVHLFQRLYPCGECAEHFGQVLAKYPPQVSSRTAAAMWGCFVHNVVNKRLKKPEFNCEGLGDVYDCGCGDEESTKSSKDKDT from the exons ATGATTCGCATTGCCGGCCTACAGGCGCGTGTCGCCGTCCTTGCCCTTGTTGTGTTCGCCATCTGCGCATTCGTGCTCGTAGGACCATACAAAGTGACGCCAGGACATATATCACACAGGGCGACCGGGCAAAGCGTGGGCCACCCTAGCCAAGCTCTTCTCAAGGGACATGCGATTGCGCCAAAGCTGGCAAACGCGACGGCCAA GGCAGAACTCGGTCGCGCAGCATGGAAAGTGCTCCACACAACGTTCGCTCGCTTCCCCGAGAAGCCTACCGAAGACGAGCAAGAAGCACTCCGGTCATATGTACACTTGTTTCAACGCCTGTACCCTTG CGGAGAGTGCGCAGAGCACTTTGGACAAGTACTCGCAAAGTATCCTCCTCAAGTCTCATCACGGACAGCGGCAGCAATGTGGGGTTGCTTTGTACATAACGTCGTCAACAAACGGCTGAAGAAGCCAGAATTCAACTGCGAAGGTCTCGGTGACGTTTATGACTGTGGCTGTGGCGATGAGGAGAGTACAAAGTCGAGCAAAGACAAAGATACATGA
- a CDS encoding IlvE, Branched-chain amino acid aminotransferase-4-amino-4-deoxychorismate lyase — protein sequence MADYPPQPVDTIDWSNVGFKIREVAGHVESHYSVETGKWTEPVFVEDPFLRIHGMAPGLNYGMQCYEGMKAFRAPDNTINIFRPTKNAERMQHSASFISIPEVPTDHFLACCSMAVGMNAAYVPPHETGAAMYIRPLLFGSSAQLGLNPPQEYTFVVYCIPTGVYHGSNPVDAVVLEDFDRAAPEGTGSAKVGGNYAPVLRHSEKAYKAGYGITLHLDSKTRSVVDEFSTSAFIGVKKDGDKVKLVASSSKNVIQSVTGDSVLRIAESLGWEAESREIAYDELKSFDEVLAAGTAAALVPIKSITMQSKGDKFTYKEAEQEPGPVCKKLLTTLKGIQQGKIEDQKKWLHKVERPAQFGKHNQANGANIVGQLP from the exons ATGGCAGACTATCCTCCTCAACCAGTAGATACTATTG ACTGGAGCAATGTAGGCTTCAAGATTCGAGAAG TCGCCGGCCATGTGGAATCCCACTATTCCGTCGAGACAGGGAAATGGACCGAGCCAGTCTTTGTCGAGGACCCCTTCCTGCGCATCCACGGTATGGCGCCAGGCCTAAACTACGGCATGCAATGCTACGAGGGCATGAAAGCATTCCGCGCTCCAGATAACACAATCAACATTTTCCGACCAACCAAGAACGCGGAGCGAATGCAACACTCGGCATCGTTCATCTCCATCCCTGAAGTACCAACCGACCACTTTCTCGCCTGCTGTAGCATGGCGGTAGGAATGAATGCGGCGTACGTCCCGCCCCATGAAACCGGCGCAGCCATGTACATCCGACCGCTGCTATTCGGTAGCTCGGCACAGCTTGGTCTCAACCCGCCACAAGAGTACACTTTTGTCGTTTACTGTATCCCGACGGGCGTCTACCATGGATCCAACCCTGTAGACGCTGTCGTCCTGGAGGATTTTGACCGCGCCGCTCCAGAGGGTACTGGGTCAGCAAAAGTTGGTGGCAACTATGCCCCCGTCTTACGGCACAGCGAGAAAGCATACAAGGCCGGGTATGGAATCACTCTGCACCTGGACAGCAAGACTAGGAGCGTTGTAGACGAGTTCTCGACATCAGCTTTTATCGGTGTCAAAAAGGACGGAGACAAGGTCAAGCTTGTTGCTTCCAGCAGCAAGAACGTTATTCAGAGTGTCACTGGAGACAGTGTGCTGAGAATTGCAGAATCACTTGGCTGGGAAGCCGAATCTCGAGAG ATTGCATATGACGAGCTCAAGTCGTTCGACGAGGTTCTGGCTGCAGGAACAGCAGCTGCCCTTGTTCCCATCAAGTCCATTACTATGCAGTCAAAGGGTGACAAGTTCACATACAAGGAAGCTGAACAAGAGCCGGGCCCAGTATGCAAGAAGCTCCTCACAACCCTCAAGGGTATCCAACAAGGCAAGATCGAAGACCAGAAGAAGTGGCTACACAAGGTCGAAAGACCAGCACAGTTTGGGAAGCATAATCAGGCGAACGGAGCCAACATAGTCGGTCAACTGCCGTGA